A single genomic interval of Zingiber officinale cultivar Zhangliang chromosome 4A, Zo_v1.1, whole genome shotgun sequence harbors:
- the LOC121970250 gene encoding pentatricopeptide repeat-containing protein At3g22670, mitochondrial-like, whose amino-acid sequence MARCGRFFLISSFAVRQRISLPCSLYRNLTDSPELPDWFRHPHDQHNYVDADDFVLQTKLEFLEASDSKRKTTDSRLDYGKEPCNIDDNDVDKICKVLRLNFTSFEDLFQAFVGCNVEISEALINMILKRFSNDWFPAFGFFRWAGARANFKHSSISYDMMVDILGKSKQFDVMWSLINEMVCLGGLVSLTTMTKVMRRLAGAGRWGDAIKIFKSIESFGVRKDTIAINALLDTLCKEKSVKHARDAFLELRDEVQPNASSFNILIHGWSKARKIEEAIRMIEEMREFGYTPCVITFTSLIEGYCLEKNFRMACAILNEMRGHGCQPNVVTYTIIMHSLAKAKEIQEALLVFEMMKDDGCAPDTSFYNSLIFLMAKSGKLRDAHHIFEQMSKNDILPDVTTFNTLISASCDYSEAENALKLVFSMQEFDCKPDIKTYTPLLKLCCKWKWVRVLLYLLGHMFKKDISLDSSAYNLLVLGLCRNGKIEQSCLFFEKMVMTGFTPKQSTYCILIKELERKNMDRVKLKIQQCMLQVGTMKLGDFQQLYKHHNE is encoded by the coding sequence ATGGCTCGATGTGGTCGGTTTTTCTTGATTTCTTCATTTGCTGTGCGACAACGAATTTCATTGCCTTGCAGTCTTTATCGGAACTTAACTGATTCACCAGAGCTCCCTGATTGGTTTAGGCATCCACATGACCAGCATAATTATGTGGACGCCGATGATTTTGTGCTCCAGACTAAGTTGGAATTTTTGGAAGCTAGTGATTCCAAAAGGAAAACCACCGACTCTAGGTTAGATTATGGAAAGGAGCCTTGCAATATAGACGATAATGATGTTGATAAGATATGTAAAGTTTTAAGGTTGAACTTCACGTCTTTTGAAGATCTCTTCCAAGCTTTTGTTGGTTGCAATGTAGAAATTTCTGAGGCTTTGATCAATATGATATTGAAGAGATTTAGCAATGACTGGTTTCCAGCCTTTGGCTTCTTTAGGTGGGCTGGTGCTCGAGCAAATTTCAAACACTCTTctatttcttatgatatgatGGTTGACATTTTAGGGAAATCGAAACAATTTGATGTGATGTGGAGTTTGATCAATGAGATGGTTTGTCTTGGAGGCTTAGTGTCACTAACTACCATGACCAAGGTGATGAGAAGGCTTGCTGGAGCCGGTAGGTGGGGTGATGCCATAAAGATTTTCAAAAGCATTGAGAGCTTTGGTGTTAGGAAAGATACCATTGCTATTAATGCACTATTAGATACCTTGTGTAAGGAGAAGAGTGTTAAGCATGCAAGAGATGCATTTTTGGAATTGAGGGATGAAGTACAACCTAATGCTAGTAGTTTTAATATTTTGATTCATGGATGGAGCAAAGCACGAAAAATTGAAGAGGCTATAAGAATGATTGAGGAAATGAGAGAATTTGGTTATACCCCTTGTGTGATTACATTCACTTCTCTGATTGAAGGCTATTGCTTGGAAAAGAACTTTAGAATGGCTTGTGCAATTCTTAATGAGATGCGTGGGCATGGGTGTCAACCCAATGTTGTCACATATACTATAATAATGCATTCTTTGGCTAAGGCCAAAGAAATTCAAGAAGCCTTGCTAGTATTTGAGATGATGAAGGATGATGGTTGTGCTCCAGATACCTCATTCTATAATTCTTTGATTTTTTTGATGGCGAAGTCAGGGAAATTGCGAGATGCACATCACATATTTGAGCAAATGAGCAAAAACGACATCTTACCAGATGTGACCACATTCAATACCTTAATTTCAGCTTCCTGTGATTACTCTGAGGCAGAGAATGCTCTAAAGCTAGTCTTCTCAATGCAAGAATTTGATTGCAAGCCTGACATCAAAACTTACACACCCTTATTGAAACTTTGTTGTAAATGGAAATGGGTGAGAGTCCTTTTGTATTTACTTGGGCACATGTTTAAGAAAGATATTAGCCTTGACTCTAGTGCATATAATCTGTTGGTGCTTGGACTTTGCCGAAATGGCAAAATAGAACAATCTTGTTTATTTTTTGAGAAAATGGTCATGACGGGGTTCACACCTAAACAAAGCACATACTGTATTCTAATCAAGGAACTGGAAAGAAAGAATATGGATAGAGTAAAGTTAAAGATACAACAATGCATGCTGCAGGTTGGGACAATGAAACTAGGTGATTTTCAGCAATTGTATAAGCATCATAATGAATGA
- the LOC121972520 gene encoding pentatricopeptide repeat-containing protein At3g22670, mitochondrial-like, which yields MTKVMRRLAGFGRWGDAIKIFKSIESFGVRKDTIAMNALLDTLCKEKSVKHARDAFLELRDEVQPNASSFNILIHGWSKARKIEETIRMIEEMREFGYTPCVITFTSLIEGYCLEKNFRMASAILNEMRGHGCQPNVVTYTIIMHSLAKAKEIQEALLVFEMMKDDGCAPDTSFYNSLIFLMGKSGKLRDAHHIFEQMCKNDILPDVTTFNTLISTSCDYSKAENALKLVFSMQEFDCKPDIKTYTPLLKLCCFIVKVLFVGTGSPIFVLVNVLAICNI from the exons ATGACCAAGGTGATGAGAAGGCTTGCTGGATTTGGTAGGTGGGGTGATGCCATAAAGATTTTCAAAAGCATTGAGAGCTTTGGTGTTAGGAAAGATACCATTGCTATGAATGCACTATTAGATACCTTGTGTAAGGAGAAGAGTGTTAAGCATGCAAGAGATGCATTTTTGGAATTGAGGGATGAAGTACAACCTAATGCTAGTAGTTTTAATATTTTGATTCATGGATGGAGCAAAGCACGAAAAATAGAAGAGACTATAAGAATGATTGAGGAAATGAGAGAATTTGGTTATACCCCTTGTGTGATTACATTCACTTCTCTGATTGAAGGCTATTGCTTGGAAAAGAATTTTAGAATGGCTAGTGCAATTCTTAATGAGATGCGTGGGCATGGGTGTCAACCCAATGTTGTCACATATACTATAATAATGCATTCTTTAGCTAAGGCCAAAGAAATTCAAGAAGCCTTGCTGGTATTTGAGATGATGAAGGATGATGGTTGTGCTCCAGATACCTCATTCTATAATTCTTTGATTTTTTTGATGGGGAAGTCAGGGAAATTGCGAGATGCACATCACATATTTGAGCAAATGTGCAAAAACGACATCTTACCAGATGTGACCACATTCAATACCTTAATTTCAACTTCTTGTGATTACTCTAAGGCAGAGAATGCTCTAAAGCTAGTCTTCTCAATGCAAGAATTTGATTGCAAGCCTGACATCAAAACTTATACACCCTTATTGAAACTTTGTT GTTTCATTGTGAAAGTTCTATTTGTTGGAACTGGATCACCAATCTTTGTCCTTGTTAATGTTCTGGCAATCTGTAATATCTAA
- the LOC121970251 gene encoding uncharacterized protein LOC121970251 has translation MRRQAQYTDSGINPMITAQMQQRLSEQRLLHNSGARNYPGGSSSFQPGEERQHMYSKAEGQWQWDRDGIKSGLNQLPSQMYKEGQVTDISHTLFEEQVSDSKLGMEMLASKDPRAQARQDELETRFDSNFPQTFEGLEQKFFNDIISLSKEQQQAEDRENARHRERLDEISAKYQEKLLAVRVRQATHREEFLQKESQVRHQQYQQANVNSYQSNTYQSNAGAREARGFGSPANAISAFGDAHGYVSGHYDSFGERAEFSGGRGRGYGGRGHYPGGRAYNSRG, from the exons ATGAGGCGGCAAGCACAATATACTGATTCAGGCATCAATCCTATGATAACTGCTCAGATGCAGCAGCGGTTGTCAGAACAGAGATTACTGCACAACTCTGGTGCAAGAAATTATCCAGGTGGGTCTAGTAGTTTCCAGCCAGGTGAAGAGCGTCAACATATGTATTCTAAAGCAGAAGGACAATGGCAGTGGGATAGGGATGGGATAAAGTCAGGTTTAAATCAGCTTCCATCTCAAATGTATAAAGAAG GTCAAGTAACTGATATTTCTCACACTTTGTTTGAGGAACAAGTATCTGATTCAAAATTAGGTATGGAGATGCTGGCCAGTAAGGATCCTAGAGCACAAGCTCGCCAAGATGAGTTGGAGACGAGATTTGATAGTAATTTTCCTCAAACATTTGAAGGACTTGAACAGAAATTTTTTAATGATATCATAAGCTTGAGTAAAGAGCAACAACAAGCAGAGGACAGAGAAAATGCTAGGCACAGAGAG AGGTTAGATGAAATCAGTGCCAAATATCAAGAAAAACTGCTGGCTGTACGAGTTCGTCAAGCTACTCACAGGGAAGAGTTCCTACAAAAAGAGTCACAGGTGCGCCATCAGCAATATCAACAAGCTAATGTTAACAGCTACCAGAGTAATACTTATCAGAGTAATGCTGGAGCTAGAGAAGCTCGTGGCTTTGGCTCGCCGGCCAATGCCATCAGTGCATTTGGTGATGCGCATGGATATGTTTCAGGTCACTACGACTCTTTCGGGGAGCGAGCTGAATTTTCTGGAGGCAGGGGTCGCGGTTACGGTGGTCGGGGTCATTATCCTGGTGGTCGAGCTTATAATTCTAGAGGTTGA